The following proteins are encoded in a genomic region of Rubrobacter xylanophilus DSM 9941:
- a CDS encoding AtpZ/AtpI family protein — translation MADPDSRRDGAGGNAARFFGVGFTFISTVGVLAGVGYLLDRAAGTVPLFLLVGLGLGFAGGLYYVYLALKRM, via the coding sequence ATGGCTGACCCTGACTCCCGGCGAGACGGCGCGGGTGGCAACGCTGCCCGTTTTTTCGGGGTCGGGTTCACCTTCATCTCCACGGTCGGCGTGCTCGCCGGCGTGGGGTACCTGCTGGACCGGGCGGCGGGAACGGTCCCGCTGTTTCTGCTCGTAGGGCTCGGGCTCGGTTTTGCGGGCGGGCTCTACTACGTGTACCTGGCCTTGAAGAGGATGTAA
- the atpB gene encoding F0F1 ATP synthase subunit A: MTTFLALLEVTQEELRHEILHTWEAAREAWVIHLEIAGINLSINKPVWFLWLGAAITFLFMYVGARTLRDRPGAYQVLVEELFRFGRDMFGGQINEEGRKWFPYSLTLFIFLLVLNIIGLFPNSYPVTSNISFTATLALFTFVLTQYEGVRRNGLVTYLKSWAPADLPAKPLMYPIMWFLHLIQEFTKPLTLALRLYANILAGHLIIFVFLSLILYFGLPTAFVSVPFAVVFYAFEIFVAVIQAYIFAILTQVYIELAMFAEEAH, encoded by the coding sequence TTGACGACGTTTCTCGCGCTGTTGGAGGTAACCCAGGAGGAGCTGCGGCACGAGATCCTGCACACCTGGGAGGCGGCCCGCGAGGCCTGGGTCATACACCTCGAGATCGCCGGCATAAACCTCTCCATAAACAAGCCCGTGTGGTTTCTGTGGCTCGGGGCCGCCATAACCTTTCTCTTCATGTACGTCGGGGCCCGGACGCTGCGGGACCGGCCCGGGGCCTACCAGGTGCTCGTCGAGGAGCTCTTCCGCTTCGGGAGGGACATGTTCGGCGGCCAGATAAACGAGGAGGGCAGGAAGTGGTTCCCCTACAGCCTCACGCTGTTCATCTTCCTGCTCGTGCTCAACATCATCGGGCTGTTCCCGAACAGCTACCCGGTGACCAGCAACATCTCCTTCACCGCGACGCTGGCGCTCTTCACCTTCGTGCTCACCCAGTACGAGGGGGTGCGCCGGAACGGGCTCGTGACCTACCTCAAGAGCTGGGCGCCGGCTGACCTCCCGGCCAAGCCGCTGATGTACCCCATCATGTGGTTCCTGCACCTCATCCAGGAGTTCACCAAGCCGCTGACGCTCGCCCTGCGACTCTACGCCAACATCCTGGCGGGGCACCTCATCATCTTCGTGTTCCTGAGCCTGATTTTGTACTTCGGGCTCCCCACGGCCTTCGTCTCGGTGCCCTTCGCGGTGGTGTTCTACGCCTTCGAGATCTTCGTCGCGGTAATCCAGGCATATATATTCGCTATACTCACGCAGGTCTATATAGAGCTGGCGATGTTTGCGGAGGAGGCCCACTAG